A genome region from Streptomyces xanthophaeus includes the following:
- a CDS encoding AzlC family ABC transporter permease: MRETPAPDERPRAAVVRDALGVGVAVGLSGFAFGVTAAGAGVSTLQACVLSLLVFTGASQFALVGALAAGGNPFTAAAGAFFLGTRNAFYGLRLSQLLKLPRPVRPLAAHWVIDETTAVALAQPDRKSARLGFTVTGLTLYVLWNLTTLLGALGAEAIGDTRAWGLDAAGPAVFLALLAPMLKTSTERAVAALALALGLGFLPVLPAGVPVLIAALAAPVVLWMKGRRS, encoded by the coding sequence ATACGTGAGACACCCGCGCCCGACGAGCGGCCGCGCGCCGCCGTCGTACGCGACGCGCTCGGGGTCGGCGTTGCCGTCGGACTGTCCGGGTTCGCCTTCGGCGTGACCGCCGCCGGGGCCGGCGTCAGCACCCTGCAGGCCTGTGTGCTCAGCCTGCTCGTCTTCACCGGCGCCTCGCAGTTCGCCCTGGTCGGGGCGCTCGCGGCGGGCGGCAACCCGTTCACCGCCGCCGCCGGGGCCTTCTTCCTCGGGACCCGGAACGCCTTCTACGGACTGCGCCTGTCGCAGCTGCTCAAGCTGCCCCGCCCCGTGCGGCCCCTCGCCGCGCACTGGGTGATCGACGAGACCACCGCCGTCGCGCTGGCCCAGCCCGACCGGAAGTCGGCCCGGCTCGGCTTCACCGTCACCGGGCTCACCCTCTACGTGCTGTGGAACCTCACCACCCTGCTCGGCGCGCTCGGCGCCGAGGCCATCGGGGACACCAGGGCGTGGGGCCTGGACGCCGCCGGACCCGCCGTGTTCCTGGCGCTGCTGGCACCGATGCTGAAGACCTCCACCGAGCGGGCCGTGGCCGCCCTCGCGCTCGCACTCGGGCTCGGCTTCCTGCCCGTACTGCCCGCCGGGGTGCCCGTGCTGATCGCGGCCCTGGCCGCCCCCGTCGTGCTGTGGATGAAGGGACGCCGTTCGTGA
- a CDS encoding AzlD domain-containing protein — protein sequence MNVWIAIGLTGVGCYAVKLAGLLVPAGALERPLVRRLAALLPVALLAALTAQQTFSTGSALVVDARAAGLAAAGLALLLRAPFLVVVAAAVVVTAGVRALGG from the coding sequence GTGAACGTCTGGATCGCCATCGGCCTCACCGGCGTCGGCTGCTACGCCGTCAAGCTCGCCGGGCTGCTCGTCCCCGCCGGAGCCCTGGAACGGCCGCTCGTGCGCCGTCTGGCCGCCCTGCTGCCGGTCGCCCTGCTCGCCGCGCTCACCGCCCAGCAGACCTTCAGCACCGGGTCCGCCCTCGTCGTCGACGCCCGCGCCGCCGGACTCGCGGCCGCCGGGCTGGCGCTGCTGCTGCGCGCCCCGTTCCTGGTCGTCGTCGCGGCCGCCGTCGTCGTCACCGCGGGGGTACGGGCCCTGGGCGGCTGA
- a CDS encoding DUF3046 domain-containing protein produces MRLTIFWERMAEHFGAGYADSFARDHVMTELGGRTVHQALDAGWEAKDVWRAVCSAMDVPASLR; encoded by the coding sequence ATGCGGTTGACGATTTTCTGGGAACGGATGGCGGAGCACTTCGGCGCGGGCTATGCGGACTCCTTCGCGCGGGACCACGTCATGACGGAGCTGGGCGGACGGACCGTCCACCAGGCGCTGGACGCGGGCTGGGAGGCCAAGGACGTGTGGCGCGCGGTGTGTTCGGCGATGGACGTGCCGGCGTCGCTGCGCTGA
- a CDS encoding class I SAM-dependent methyltransferase, translating into MGFYAEQAVPRILNVACGAGTARPLRRRVCAGLAGEVVEIGFGAGHNAPFYPEGVTGVSAVEPSDVAWRLAAARVRGARVPVRRAGLDGQSLPFEDGGFDSALSTWTLCTIPDAVAALRELRRVLKPGGTLHFVEHGLAPEGDWRVRRLQRRLEPLNMRLLGGCHLTRSAPDLLAAAGFAITALDVFYEEGAPKFLCAESLGTAISL; encoded by the coding sequence ATGGGGTTCTACGCCGAGCAGGCAGTGCCGCGGATCCTCAACGTCGCCTGCGGGGCCGGCACGGCCCGTCCGCTGCGCCGCCGGGTCTGCGCGGGGCTGGCGGGCGAGGTCGTGGAGATCGGCTTCGGCGCGGGGCACAACGCCCCCTTCTATCCGGAGGGCGTCACCGGCGTCTCGGCGGTCGAGCCGTCCGATGTCGCGTGGCGACTGGCCGCGGCGCGCGTACGTGGCGCCCGCGTCCCCGTCCGGCGGGCCGGCCTGGACGGCCAGTCGCTGCCCTTCGAGGACGGCGGTTTCGACTCCGCGCTGTCCACCTGGACGCTGTGCACCATCCCGGACGCCGTGGCCGCCCTGCGCGAGCTGCGCCGCGTGCTCAAGCCCGGCGGGACCCTGCACTTCGTCGAACACGGGCTCGCCCCGGAGGGCGACTGGCGCGTACGCCGCCTGCAGCGACGGCTGGAACCGCTGAACATGCGGCTCCTGGGCGGCTGCCACCTCACCCGCTCCGCCCCGGACCTGCTGGCGGCGGCGGGATTCGCGATCACCGCCCTCGACGTCTTCTACGAGGAGGGCGCGCCGAAGTTCCTGTGCGCCGAATCCCTCGGGACGGCGATCTCCCTCTGA
- a CDS encoding AI-2E family transporter: MAASEETTDQSADERRVTPPVQAEEPGSPGQPGGPGRPGPPAPPAPPPTGAAPAPDDARMPRWLPRAVILVLALVACFQLGSWAFHQLIGLLVNILIAFFLALAIEPAVARMAAGGMRRGVATFVMFLAVLVVTAGFLALLGSLLAGQIVAMVEGFPGYLDSVIKAINSTFHTELSRLEIQESVLRSDWLRKYVQNSASGVLDVSATVLGGLFKLLTIGLFSFYFAADGPRLRRALCSVLPPAKQAEVLRAWEIAVAKTGGYLYSRGLMALISGVATYIVLAVLGVPYAPALAVWVGLVSQFVPTIGTYLAGALPVLLAFTVDPWYALYVLGFVVIYQQFENYVLQPKLTSKTVDIHPAVAFGSVIAGTALLGAVGALIAIPAVATLQAFLGAYVKRYELTQDADSSTSRPRRRVRLPRLR, encoded by the coding sequence GTGGCAGCCAGCGAAGAGACGACCGATCAGTCCGCCGACGAGCGGCGAGTGACACCGCCGGTGCAGGCGGAGGAGCCGGGATCGCCGGGTCAGCCGGGCGGGCCGGGCCGGCCGGGTCCGCCCGCGCCGCCGGCTCCACCGCCGACCGGTGCGGCCCCCGCCCCGGACGATGCGCGCATGCCGCGCTGGCTGCCGCGCGCCGTGATCCTCGTACTGGCCCTCGTGGCCTGTTTCCAGCTCGGCAGCTGGGCCTTCCACCAGCTGATAGGCCTCCTCGTCAACATCCTGATCGCGTTCTTCCTCGCGCTCGCGATCGAACCGGCGGTGGCCAGGATGGCGGCCGGCGGCATGCGCCGCGGGGTCGCCACCTTCGTGATGTTCCTCGCGGTGCTCGTCGTGACCGCCGGCTTCCTCGCGCTGCTCGGCTCGCTGCTCGCCGGGCAGATCGTCGCCATGGTCGAGGGCTTCCCGGGCTATCTCGACTCGGTGATCAAGGCGATCAACTCCACCTTCCACACCGAACTGTCACGGCTGGAGATCCAGGAGAGCGTGCTGCGCTCCGACTGGCTGCGCAAGTACGTGCAGAACAGCGCGTCCGGCGTGCTCGACGTCTCCGCCACCGTGCTCGGCGGACTCTTCAAGCTGCTGACGATCGGGCTGTTCTCCTTCTACTTCGCCGCCGACGGACCGCGGCTGCGGCGCGCGCTGTGCTCCGTACTGCCGCCCGCGAAGCAGGCCGAGGTGCTGCGCGCCTGGGAGATCGCCGTCGCCAAGACGGGCGGCTACCTCTACTCGCGCGGGCTGATGGCTCTGATCTCCGGTGTCGCGACGTACATCGTGCTGGCGGTCCTCGGGGTGCCGTACGCGCCCGCGCTCGCCGTGTGGGTGGGCCTGGTCTCGCAGTTCGTCCCCACCATCGGCACCTATCTCGCGGGCGCGCTGCCGGTCCTGCTCGCCTTCACCGTGGACCCCTGGTACGCGCTGTACGTACTGGGCTTCGTGGTGATCTACCAGCAGTTCGAGAACTACGTCCTGCAGCCGAAGCTGACCTCGAAGACCGTGGACATCCATCCGGCGGTGGCCTTCGGATCGGTCATCGCGGGCACCGCCCTGCTGGGCGCGGTCGGGGCGCTCATCGCGATCCCGGCCGTCGCCACGCTGCAGGCCTTCCTGGGCGCGTACGTCAAGCGCTACGAACTGACCCAGGACGCGGATTCCTCTACTTCTCGTCCGCGACGACGCGTACGACTGCCAAGGCTTCGCTGA
- a CDS encoding Clp protease N-terminal domain-containing protein: MTNPSVEPVRMTNPVRLDDLIEAINKVHTDPLEQLSGAVVAAEALGDVADHLIGHFVDQARRSGASWTDIGRSMGVTRQAAQKRFVPKADKEGAGGLDPNAGFGRFTPRARNVVMTAQNEARAAGNTEIRTEHLVLGLLAEPEGLAGYALRAQGVAADDVRAAVSALLPPAQPEVPDLVPFDASAKKVLELTFREALRLGHDFVGTEHVLLALLELENGEGPLSGLGLDKAAVETTVSEALAVVRVVADEK; encoded by the coding sequence ATGACGAACCCTTCGGTGGAACCCGTTCGCATGACCAATCCGGTACGCCTCGACGACCTGATCGAGGCCATCAACAAGGTCCACACCGACCCCCTGGAGCAGCTCAGCGGCGCCGTCGTCGCGGCAGAGGCCCTCGGGGACGTCGCGGACCACCTCATCGGCCACTTCGTCGACCAGGCCCGCCGCTCCGGCGCCTCCTGGACCGACATCGGCCGCAGCATGGGCGTCACCCGCCAGGCGGCACAGAAGCGCTTCGTCCCCAAGGCGGACAAGGAGGGCGCCGGCGGCCTCGACCCGAACGCGGGCTTCGGCCGCTTCACCCCCCGCGCCCGCAACGTCGTCATGACCGCCCAGAACGAGGCCCGCGCCGCCGGCAACACCGAGATCCGCACCGAGCACCTGGTCCTGGGCCTCCTCGCCGAACCCGAGGGCCTCGCCGGGTACGCCCTGCGCGCCCAGGGGGTCGCGGCGGACGACGTACGCGCCGCGGTGAGCGCCCTGCTGCCCCCGGCCCAGCCGGAGGTCCCCGACCTGGTCCCCTTCGACGCGTCCGCGAAGAAGGTCCTCGAGCTCACCTTCCGCGAGGCCCTGCGCCTGGGCCACGACTTCGTCGGCACGGAGCACGTCCTGCTCGCGCTCCTGGAGCTGGAGAACGGCGAGGGCCCGCTGAGCGGCCTCGGTCTGGACAAGGCCGCCGTCGAGACGACCGTCAGCGAAGCCTTGGCAGTCGTACGCGTCGTCGCGGACGAGAAGTAG